In Bacteroidales bacterium, the genomic window GTGGATGATCTGATTACCGAACAGTCCGGCACCATTGGAGAGAAGCTGGAACTGGCATACTTTGGTTTTATCCTGGCTGAAAAAGTCCAGGCATATAATCACACGGGCAATAACCTGGCTACCCTGGTTGGATTCAACAAAGCGGATATTCCGGAGCAGGTTGCCAAGGATGTAGCCATGCAGATTGCTGCCATGGCTCCCATTTCCGTGGATGAATCAGATGTTCCTGCCGAGGTTATTGCCAAAGAGAAAGAGATTGGCCGGGCTAAAGCTCTTGAAGAGGGCAAACCCGAAAACATTGTGGATCGCATTGCTGAAGGGATGGTCAAGAAATTCCTCAAGGAAAACACCCTGCTGAACCAGGAGTTCACAAAAGACAACAAGAAAACTGTGGCCCAATACCTCAAAGAGGCTGATAAAGACCTCCAGGTAACCGGCTTCCTCAGGTTTTCTGTAAAGTAAATTAAGATTGTTACTTGTAAAGGCTGGTCTGCGCGATGCGGATCAGCCTTTTTTGCTATTCTCCGTTAATTTGCTTTTTACTACTTTTAAGCAAAATGTGCCCTGAATGACTTACAAAAGGATTTTACTAAAGCTGAGCGGAGAGGCTCTGATGGCCGACCGGTCTCATGGAATAGACCCGGACAGGCTGAACGATTACATCGAAGAAATCATGGAAGTATCCCGAATGGGTGTCCAGGTGGGGATCGTTATCGGGGGTGGCAATATATTCCGGGGAATGGCTGGCGTTGAAGCCGGATTTGACCGCGTGAAGGGAGATTATATGGGCATGCTGGCTACGGTTATTAATGGCCTGGCCCTGAACTCGGCCTTCCAGTCGAAAGGATTCAAATCCAGGCTCTTTACGGCCATTCGCATGGAACCCGTAGCCGAATTCTACTACAAACCCAGGGTAGTCGAAGCATTGGAAAACAATGAAATAGTGATCTTCGCCGGGGGGACCGGCAATCCATATTTCACCACCGATACAGCAGCCACCCTTCGTGCAGTGGAAATGGAAGCCGATGTGGTACTGAAAGGCACCCGGGTGGATGGGGTATATACCAGCGATCCGGAAAAAGACCCCGGAGCAGAAAGGTACGGGGAGCTCAGCTTTTCAGAAGCCCTTGAAAAGGAATTACGGATTCTGGACCAAACCGCTTTTACCATGTGTAAAGAGAATGCGCTTCCAATTATCGTCTTCAATATGAACAAGAAAGGAAATCTGAAAGATCTGCTTTCAGGAAAAAAAGTTGGAACTTTAGTTAAAATTTAGATAATTTTGGCTCGAATCGTAAATCTGAGATCATGAACGAAGAAGTCCAAATGGTCTATGAGATGGCCAAAGAGCATATGGAAAAGGCCATTGAACACTTAGACAATGAGCTGATACGTATCAGGGCCGGTAAAGCCAATGTGCATATCCTGGATGGAATTATGGTGGATTACTATGAAACTCCAACCCCGCTGAACCAGGTTTCCAACATCAGTACTCCCGATGCCAAGACCATCATGATCCAGCCCTGGGAAAAAAGCATGATCGATCCGATTGAAAAAGCCCTGATGGTTTCCAACGTGGGCATCACCCCTTCCAATAACGGGGAGGTCATCCGGCTGATCATTCCCCAGCTTACTGAAGAGCGCCGCCGCGATCTGGTGAAGCAGGTAAAGAACGAAGGGGAAAATGCACGCGTAAGCATCAGGAATGCGCGTCGCGAAGCAAAGGAAGAGTATAAAAACATGCAGAAAGATGGTCTTTCGGAAGATGAAACCAAATCTGCAGAAGACGAAATTCAGAAGCTCACGGACGAATTCACCGAAAAGGTGGAAAAGATTGTGGAAGCCAAGGAAAAGGACATGATGACCATCTAGAGTTCCAGGATCCTGAACACCTCCGAGAGATCGGGCGACAGGATGATCTCTGTGCGACGGTTCTTTCTTCTGGCCTCAGGGGTTTTAGCCGGATCCACGGGCAGAAACTCCCCCCTCCCGGCCACGGTCAGCCTGGTGGGATCTATGCTCGACCCATCCAGCAATATCCTCACAATGGAGGTTGCTCTCAATACACTCAGATCCCAGTTGTCTTTGATGGATGATCCCTGCCTGAAGGGAACATCATCGGTATGGCCCTCTATCATGACACTGATTTCAGGATTCCGGGCCAGAACCTGTGACAGTTGCCTGAGGGCCCTGACACCATTGGGGTCCACCACGGTACTCCCCGACTTAAACAGCAGTTTCTCATCCATGGATACATAGACCTTTCCATTTTTCCGTGTCACGGTAAGACCCTGCCCTTCGAATCCAAGCAGTGCATCGGCTACCTTTTCACGCAGATCATCCAGGATCCTGTCCTTCTGGTGAAGCATCTCCTCCATCTCAATTAACCTGGCATTCCTGGCTTCCAGTTCAGCCTGTAAGCGGTTTACATCCAGGCGCTGACCGGCCACACTGGCCTCCAGTTCTCTTAACATCTGCTCCTTAACGGTCAGGTCCTCCTGGGTAGTCTGCAATTCATTGAGCAGTCTGCGGGTCTCCCTGGCATTGCCCCGTAAAAGAGCATCATGCGTCGATTGGAGATCGGCGTACTTCCTGTCCAGCTGAGCAAGCTCTTCCTCAAGCTCCCCGACTCTCTTATAAATCCGGATGCTGTCCTCTATGTTTTTCTTCTGCTGCTCCTCCACCTGATCAAATCTGGCCCTCATCTCCCGGTTTTCAACCGTCAGGTGCTCATTTTCGGCCATCAGGTCATCCCTCTCAACCTGCAGGGAGTTACTTTTCTCGGAAATTTGCGTGAATTCACTGGCCGGAACACAGGAAGCTAAAAGTGCCAGGCCCATGACTATGTAATTTATCCTCTTCATCATATCTTCATAACGGTTCAATTGGAGAAAATTACATAAAAATAGGGGCTAATATTTGCCATTTTTTCCCTTTGCTTGTTTAAGATATTAACATCCATAAATATTTGTAACTTTGCAGGGCGAAATAAGAGAAATGTCCGAGAGCGGGAGCGCATATAAATTACTGGAGACCATAGAGAGTCCGGACGACATGAAGTCCCTGACTCCGGAGCAATTACGGCAAATGAGTTCAGAGTTGCGTCAGTTTATTATTGAGGTTGTTTCATCCAATCCCGGTCACTTTGGGGCCAGCCTCGGAGTCGTGGAACTGACCGTAGCCCTGCATCATGTTTTTAATGCACCCTACGACCAGATTATCTGGGATGTGGGACATCAGGCCTACGGTCACAAAATACTGACCGGGCGAAGGGAAGTTTTCCATACCAACAGAAAGTACAGGGGGATCAGCGGATTTCCAAAGCCATCTGAAAGTGAATATGATGCTTTTGGAGTAGGGCACTCCTCCACCTCCATATCGGCAGCACTGGGAATGGCTGCAGGAAACGACTACCGGGATCAGTCGGACCGCCAGGTGGTGGCCATTATAGGGGATGGTGCTTTAAGCGCCGGAATCGCTTACGAGGCACTGAACAATGCCGGCCATGCCGGAAAAAACCTGCTGGTGATACTCAATGACAACAACATCTCCATCGATCCCAGCGTCGGTGCCATGAAGGACTACCTGCTCGATATTACCGCCTCAAAATCCTACAACAAAGTCAAAAACGATGTGTGGAACCTGCTGGGTTTCATGAATAAGATTGCTCCGAATGCCAGGAATTACGCCCAGAAAATTGAGAATGCCATCAAATCCATTCTGCTGAAGCAGAGCAACCTGTTTGAGTCCCTCAATTTCCGCTATTTTGGCCCGGTGGATGGACACGATGTTCTGCACCTGACTGAAATCCTGAAGGATATGAAAGATATCCCCGGGCCCAAACTGCTGCACGTGATTACCCAGAAGGGCAAAGGCTTTGCCAGGGCCGAGGAGAACCAGACAGAGTTTCATGCACCCGGAAGATTTGACATCGATACCGGGGAGATTATCAAGAAAGTACAGGACGGGCCCCAGGCACCCCTCTACCAGGATGTTTTTGGGGAAACCATCCTGGAACTGGCCAGGATCAATAAGAGGATTATTGGGATCACTCCCGCCATGCCCACCGGATCTTCCCTGAAGATCATGATGGATAAGATGCCCGACCGCACCTACGATGTGGGAATTGCCGAACAACATGCGGTCACGTTTTCGGCCGGACTTGCGGTATCGGGGATGATCCCTTTCTGCAATATCTATTCCTCCTTTATGCAACGGGCCTACGACCAGGTCATTCATGATGTGGCCCTTCAGAAACTGCCGGTGGTCTTTTTCCTGGATCGGGCCGGACTGGTAGGGTCGGACGGGGCCACCCACCATGGCGCTTATGATCTTGCCTTTTTCAGGTGTATCCCGGGGATGATCATTGCCTCCCCCCTCAACGAGGTGGAGATGCGTAACATGATGTATACCGCTCAGCTTAAACCCACAGGGCCCTTTGTGATTCGCTATCCCAGGGGACAGGGAGTGACCGTTGACTGGAAACAAGCCTTCAGCGAGATAGAGATCGGCAAAGGACAGCAGCTTAAAGATGGATCTGATATGGCCATCTTGTCTCTTGGTCCCATCGGCAACGAGGCCCGCAAGGCCATCGAACAACTTGAAAAGGAGCACATCAGTGTGGCACACTATGACATGCGCTTCCTTAAACCGCTGGATAATAATCTTCTAAAGGCCGTGTTCTCCAGATTTACTAAGATTATTACTCTGGAAGATGCGTCCATTGTGGGCGGACTTGGCAGTGCGGTTATTGAGTACATGAACGACAACAGCTACAAAGCCAAGGTGATTCGCCTCGGTATTCCGGACCGCTTTGTGGATCACGGAACACAGGAAGAACTCTACAGGGAATGTGGATACGATGTCGCCGGGATTACCTCCGCAGTCAAGAACCTGGTGCTTTCAAAGATACTCACCAGGGCCATATAAACCTCCCCGGGATTATACCTTTTTTACCACTCCAGAAAAGGCTCCAATGAACTTCTGGCAAAGAAAATTGCCGGTCGCCTCTCCTAAAGATCAAACTTGATTCCCTGGGCCAGGGGCAGGTCGGTTCCGTAATTGATGGTGTTGGTTTGTCTGCGCATATAAGCTTTCCAGGCATCGGAACCAGATTCCCGGCCACCGCCGGTCTCCTTCTCTCCACCAAAAGCTCCGCCTATTTCCGCACCGGAGGTTCCTATATTCACATTGGCAATTCCGCAATCGGAACCCACACCCGAAAGAAACTGTTCCGCCTCTCTCAGGTTCAATGTAAAGATGGCGGAAGAGAGGCCCTGAGGCACATCGTTATTAATGGCAATGGCCTCATCGATGTGGTCATATCTGATCAGATATAGCAGAGGTGCAAAGGTCTCATCCTGAACAATCTGATAATTATTCTGAACTTCGGCCAGTGCCGGAACCACATAGGTTCCCGCCTGATACTCCTCCCCTTTTAATACTTCCCCGCCGAACAGAATGGTACCCCCTTCTTTCTTTACTTTAGCAATGGCTTCGGTAAAAAGATCCACGGCCAGACGATCCACAAGCGGCCCGACCAGCACCTTTTCATCCAGAGGATTGCCAATCCGGGCAGAAACCTGCCGGTAGGCTTTTACCAGCCTGGTTTTTACTTCCTCGTACCTGGATTTGTGAATGATGACACGCCGGGTGGAGGTGCAGCGCTGGCCGGCTGTGCCCACAGCCCCGAAAACAATGGCCGGGATGGCGATATCCAGGTCGGCGTGCTCCGAAACGATCAGCGCATTATTTCCGCCCAGCTCCATAATGGTACTCCCCAGGCGTTCGCCCACAATTTTGGAAATGTGTTTTCCGACCTGGGTGGACCCCGTCACAGAAAAGAGGGGAATCCTGCGGTCTGCTGCAAAATTATCGCCCATGACCGATGATTTCGCAACCACCAGATTAAATACTCCCTCAGGGACATTATTGTCTCTCAGGACTTTTCGGATGATATTCTGAATGGCAATGGCTGTCAACGGAGTCTTCGAACTGGGCTTCCAGACGACTACGTCTCCGGCAACAGCAGCAATCATGGCATTCCAGGCCCATACGGCCACCGGAAAGTTAAAGGCAGTGACCAGGCCCAGGATTCCCAGCGGGTGGTACTGATCGTACATACGGTGCTGCGGACGTTCACTCTGCATGGTAAAGCCATACAGCATCCTGGACTGTCCCACGGCAAAGTCACAAATATCTATCATTTCCTGGACTTCGCCCAGGCCTTCCTGGTAGATCTTACCCATTTCCAGGCTTACCAGAAAACCAAGATCCTCCCTGGACTCGCGAAGGGCCAGTCCGATCTGCCTGACCACCTCTCCCCTCTGTGGTGCGGGAACGGTTTTCCAAACAGAAAAAGCCTCTTCCGCCTTAAGAATCACCGACTCGTAATCCTCTGTCGTGGCATTGGTAACTTTTGCAATGACCTCCCCGTCAATGGGCGAAACCGAAGAGCTGACATCTCCCCGGGTATCGAGCCCAAGCTGACCGGTGGTGGCTCCCGGATTCAAATCTCTGATCTCTAAACGGCCTAAAACCTGCTTAACCTTTTCCGTATATTCCTCTTTCATGGGTTTTCTGTTTCTATAGTTATAAAGTCCAACAAATTTAGCAATGCATCATTTCATAAAAGATATTTAAGAACATGAAGCGTTCAGTTTATCAGCATGCTTGGCAATTATCCTGAAAAGCATTAACTTCGCTCCGTTTTTAGCAATAGTTCTAAAAATTAGTTGGTTGGTTGGTTGGTAATACATTGCCCAGGTGGCGGAATTGGTAGACGCGCTGGTCTCAAACACCAGTGATAGCAATATCGTGCCGGTTCGATCCCGGCCCTGGGCACTATCCTCAAACGATGTCAGAAAAAAGCACAATCCAGGAAGAAAAGCAGCTGGTCATGGATAAGCGCTATTTAAAGATGGCCAGGATCTGGGCTTCAAACTCCTATTGTAAACGGAGGCAGGTGGGGGCTTTGCTGGTAAAAGACAAAATGATCATCTCCGACGGGTATAACGGAACCCCTTCGGGCTTTGAGAATGAGTGTGAAGATGATCAGGATACCACCAAAACCTATGTGCTGCATGCCGAGGCCAACGCCATCACCAAAGTGGCAAAGTCCAGCAACAGCAGTGAAGGTTCTACCCTCTATATCACCACTTCGCCCTGTATGGAGTGTTCAAAACTGATCATCCAGTCGGGGATCGTCAGGGTGGTATACCAGGAAAAGTACAGGATTACCGATGGACTGGATCTGCTCGAAAGGGCAAACATAGAACTGGTTCATTTGCCTGATATTGATGAAACAAGGAAATAACTATTATAAAGGGAGGGAAGTATGAGGACCAGGAGAGACAGACTGATTATTTTTCTGCCATTGATTGTCAGTATTGCCCTGATTATCGGAATCCTGCTGGGTAACTGGATAACCGGGATACGTATCAGGGGCATTGTATCTGACGAAATAAGTAATCAGAGGTTTTCAATCCGCCCCGGCAACAACTCGGGATCGGGTTTTTCACTGACACCCAAAGGGAATAAAATCACTTCGGCTCTGCAATATATTCTCAGCGAATATGTGGATACTGTCAGCATGCCCAAGCTGAACGAATCGGTGATCCCTTCCCTGGTGGATAACCTTGATCCACATTCCATCTATATACCTGCCAGCGAATTCCAAAAGTTTTCGGAACCCCTGATGGGCAATTTCAGCGGAATCGGTGTCTCCTTTAATATGACCGACGATACGGTGGCCATCATCAACACCATACCCAACGGTCCCTCCGAAATGGTGGGGATCCTGGCAGGCGACCGGATAATCATGGTGGATGATTCCGTGGTCGCCGGGGTAAATATTCCCAGCGACGACATCGTCAAGATGCTGAAAGGGCCGAAAAATACCGTCGTGAAGGTCACCATACACCGCAGGGGTGAAAAAGCTCCTCTCGAATTCGAAATCACCCGGGACGACATCCCCATCTACAGTGTGGATGTGGCCTATAAGGTCAATGAAAATACCGGGTATATCAAGATCAGTCAGTTTGCTCAAACCACCTACCATGAATTTATGCAGGCTGTGGAGAAGCTGAAAACCCAGGGTGTGGAGAAGCTGATTATCGACCTTCGCAGAAACGGTGGGGGGATCATGGAAGCATCTACCATGATCGCCGACCAGTTTCTGGAAGAGGGACAATTGATTGTGTATACCGAAGGACGGGCCCGGCCCAGAGAAAACGATTATGCCACTTCCAGGGGAATCCTCAAAAACGACAAAGTCGTGGTATTGATAGACGAATCCAGTGCTTCGGCCAGTGAGATCCTGGCAGGTGCCATCCAGGATAATGACCGGGGACTGGTGATCGGCCGGAGGTCTTTTGGGAAAGGCCTGGTGCAGGAGGAAATGCGCTTTTCAGATGGCTCTGCCATCCGCCTGACTGTTGCCCGCTATTATACCCCCACGGGCAGGAGTATTCAGCGCTCTTACGAAAACGGCAAAGAGGACTATTATCATGATTTTGCCGATCGCTGGATGCGCGGGGAGCTGGAGCATCAGGACAGCATTAAATTCGATGATGCGCAAAAGTTCGTGACTCCCGGTGGAAAGATTGTTTACGGCGGAGGCGGGATTATGCCGGATGTTTTTGTTCCGGTTGATACTTCGGGCTCTTCGGAATACTACAATAAGGTCCGGAACCTGGGACTGATGTACCGTTTCGCCTTCTACTACACAGACCTTCACAGGTCCTCGCTGGATCAGTTTACCCAGGCCGGGGAGATTGAAAGCTATCTGGACGAGCAGGACCTGTTGCCCCAGTTCATCTCTTATGCCAGCGGGAAAGGGGTTCAGCCCGATTATGAGGATATCAGGATTTCCAAACTGGTCCTTTTAAAGACCATCAAAGCTTATGTGGCCAGAAACCTTATAGACAATGAGGGATTCTATCCCATCATTGCAGATATTGACCAGACCCTGAAAGTGGCCATAGATACCATTGCCAGTCTCTGAGTCCCCTCCGTTAAACCTTCACGCCTTATGACTGTCAAAGAGGCAAATGCAAGAGCAATTTGTCTTACTAAATATTACTTATTATGAAAACAAACTATATAAAATCAGCAGGAGTATTGTTACTGGGACTCCTGATGCTAAGCACCGTGAATGCCCAGTCGGCCCGTCAGGGTGGACGAGGACAAGGAGCCTTTGGCGATGGAGACTTTTACGGCCGCTGGCATGCCATGCTTGATCTTACACAAGAACAAGAGGAACAGATGACAACTCTGTGCACCGAGCACTTCAAAGCCATGACACCCTTGCGAAACAAGCTGGCCGAATCGAAAGCCAGGGAACGTACGCTGCTTTCGGAGGAAAATGTGGATCTGACCGCCGTCAACAAAAGCATTGACGAACAGACCGATCTGATGAACAGCATGAGAAAACTTCAGGCAAAACACCAGCTTGCAGTTAAAAACATTCTTAGCGATGAGCAGTTAATGAAGCTGCAGCAAGGCAGAAAATTTGCTCAGCGCGATGGCTTCCATGGAAAAGGCAGCCACCGGGGAGGCAGAGATGCCGGTCCCGGCAGAGGCTACAGAGGAATTTAGGCTTAGTGAATACAAGCAATTCAGGACCTGTCGAATTTGATCCTTGAAGATCATAAGCGGCAGGTCCTTTTTATTTTTGCCCGGGCTTCAGGGTAATCGTTTCCAGTATCTCCAGGAAAGCCCGGACCACGGGTCCAGGCTCTTCCAGAAAGCCCAGATGACCACTTTCTTCCAAACGCAGCACCCGGGCATGAGGTGCCAGGGAGACCAGTTTTTCAAAAAGCTCCGCCGGAATATAATTATCCTTCATCCCCCCGATCAGCAACAGGGGTAAAGGAAGATTTTGAAGCACCGCGGTCCGGTCCGGCCTCTCCTTCATCCCGTTCAGCAGGGCAATAATACCCAGATCCGGACAATGAAGTGCCATTTGTTTCAGGCGGTCCACTTCCCCGGATAGTCTGTCCAGATTCTCCGAAGCAAATGCCTTGGGAATATTGACCATTACGATCTGTCTCTTCTTTCCGCAGAGTACCAGACTGATCTCCCGGTCCCGATTCTCCCGCTTTTCTTCCGTGTCGGCAAAAGGGGTCGAGTGAAGCAGTGCATAAGCAGACAGACGATCGCTGTATAATTGGGCAAAGGCCATGGTTACATAGCCTCCCATGGAGTGCCCGGCAACAAATGCCCGGGGGATCCCTTCCTCATCCAGAATGGTCCTGACAGCTTCTGCAAGCTCATCCATGCTGTGTATCTTTCCCCAGCTTTCCGAGCTGCCATGTCCGGGAAGATCGGGAACGACAAACCGGAAGCCCTCCGGAAACATATCCATAAAGGGCTGCCAAATCCTTCCATTCTCCAGATAACCATGTATCAGTACCATACAGGGGCCCACTCCAGAATCGGAGTAGAACAGGTCAATCCCTTTATACCTGATTTGCTTCTCCATGCCTTCTTAAGATGCCTGGTTCATCAGATCTTCGATTTCATCCGCTTCCATGGGAATATCTTCCATCAAATCGACCGGACCTTTTTCAGTAATCAATATATCATTTTCCAGCCGGATTCCCACACCCTCTTCCGCTATGTATATGGCAGGTTCACAGCTAAACACCATCCCAGGTTCAAAAGGATGGAGACGGTCGAAAGGATCATGCACATCCAACCCCATGGAATGAGAGGTGCCATGCATAAAATAGTTCTTCCAGAGTGGCTCGGTACCCTGGTGAGATGCCACATCGTCCCGGGAGTAGAGTCCCAGTGAGATATGTTCCTCCTCCCACAATTCACCTGTCGCCTGTTGAAAATCGGCCATCAAGGTTCCCGGCATCATCAGGTCCCTGGCCTGCCGGAACACCCTTAATACGGCATCGTAGAGCTGCCTCTGCCGAGGGGTGAAGCGTCCGTTCACCGGGATGGTACGTGAACAGTCGGAAGCATAGTAATTGACCTCTGCTCCGAAGTCCATCAGCAAGAGTTCTCCATCTCTGCAGATACAGTTGTTCTTGACATAATGCAGAACCAGCGCGTTTTTACCACTGGCCACAATCGGTTCAAAAGCATGCCCCTCTGCTCCTCTTCCGATAAACTCGCCGATAATCTCTGCCTCCACCTGATATTCGTACATCCCCGGTTCCAGCTTTCGCAGAACTCTCAGAAAGGCCGACCTGGTGATCGAAACCGCATTTTTTATAACAGCAATCTCTTCGGGCTGCTTAATCATTCTCAGACTCTGAAGCAGGGGAGCCAGAGCTTTTGTCCGGGGATACTGGTTTTTGCCGGCCTCCTCTTCCTCGCCGGTCAGATGATCGGTATAGACCAGTGTTTCATCCCCGATTAAAAGCTGAAGGTAAGCATCGCGCTCATCCAGCCAGCGCACCTGTCCGATTCCTGAAAGTGCCCGGAGCTGTTCCGGGCCCGGACGGCGTCCCGTCCACAACTCCGATTTCAGGGTAGGTCTTTCAATAAAAAGAATCTCCCTGAGAACAGGGTCCGGAAAATCCGGCGCAAAGAGAAAGAAACTTTTATCCTGGCTGATCCCGGTCAGGTAAAAAAAGTCTGAGCGTTGCCTGAAAGGATAGGCCTGGTCGCCATTTCTCAACTTCCTTTCACCCGACCTGATCAGGGCCACAGCACCCGGCAGCATCAACCGGGACAGCCTGAGCCTGTTGTTTATGAATAAATAAGAAGTAACAGGATTTGATTTCATCCGATACCCAGGGCTTTACTTTAGAAGGTGTTTAAACTGCTGTAGGAAATGCTACACACCCTTTTACAAGAATCAGAAAATCTTATATTTGTTGACTACCCTTTGCAATTTAAGTAACTTATTTTAATTGTAATCATATGTCCGGAATATTAACCTCTTCCATTGGAAAGAAACTTTTAATGTCGCTTGCCGGAATTTTCCTCATTGTATTCCTGCTGGTTCATATGGGGATCAATCTCCTGGTTATCATCTATGAAGACCCCATGGTCTACAACAAAGCAGCCCACTTTATGAGCTCAAATATCCTGATAAAGATCTTTGAGATCATCTTATTCGGAGGTTTTCTGCTGCATATCATCTATGCCCTTATTCTTCAGATTCAGAACTGGATTGCAAGACCCAGTCGGTACAACAAAGCTAACTACTCAAACACCTCCTTCTTTTCGAAATTCATGATCCATACGGCGGCCATTACCCTGGTCTTCCTGGTGATCCATTTCCTGGACTTCTATATCAAAGCCAAATTCGGCCATGCCACCGAGATCATAGTGGACGGAGTTGCTTACCACGATTTTGCATCGGAAATTGTAGATAAATTTAAAGTGCTGCCCTTTGTAATCTTCTATATAGCAGCCTTTATTTTCCTGGGATTCCACTTGATTCACGGTTTCCAGTCGGCCTTTAAAACCCTTGGGATGGACCACAGGAAATACACCCCGGCGGTCCAGGTACTGGCCATTATTTACACGGTCTTTGTGGTGGCCGGTTACTCGCTCATCCCGGTGATCATCTACTTTCAATAATAATAACAATAACCCGATATGCTTAAGCTACAATCGAAGATCCCTGAAGGACCCCTGGCTGAGAAATGGTCCAACTACAAATCCAACCAGAACCTGGTCAACCCGGCCAACAAAAGAAAACTGGATGTGATTGTAATCGGGACGGGCCTGGCTGGTGCCGCAGCAGCAGCCTCCATGGCGGAGATGGGATTTAAAGTGAAATCCTTCTGCTACCAGGACAGCTCCAGGCGTGCTCACAGTATTGCGGCCCAGGGCGGCATCAATGCAGCAAAGAATTATCAGAATGACGGTGACAGCATCTACCGGCTTTTTTTCGACACCATCAAAGGCGGGGATTACCGCTCCCGGGAAGCCAATGTTTACCGGCTCGCTGAAGTGAGCAACGAAATCATAGATCAGTGCGTGGCCCAGGGGGTGCCCTTTGCCAGGGAATATGGAGGAACACTGGATAACCGCTCTTTTGGAGGCGCCCTGGTTTCCAGGACTTTTTATGCGCGTGGCCAGACCGGTCAGCAGCTTCTTCTTGGAGCTTACCAGGCCCTGAGCAGACAGGTGAAAAAGGGAAACGTGGAGATGTATCCCCGGATGGAAATGTTTAACCTGGTGATTGTCGATGGAAAAGCGCGCGGAATTATCGCCCGCGATGTGATCACCGGCAAACTGGAACGTTTCAGTGCCCATGCGGTGGTGCTGGCTTCCGGTGGCTACGGAAATGTGTACTTTCTCTCCACCATGGCCATGGGAGCCAATGTTACCGCCGCCTGGCAGTGTTATAAAAAAGGGGCCTTCTTCGGGAATCCCAGTTTTGTCCAGATCCACCCCACCTGCATACCGGTGCACGGGGAATACCAGTCCAAGCTTACACTGATGAGCGAAAGTCTGCGGAACGACGGGCGCATCTGGGTGCCTAAAAAGCTGGAAGATGCGAAACGTCTGCAGAATGGTGAGATTGGAGGAGCTGATATACCGGAGGAAGACCGGGATTACTACCTGGAGAGGCGATACCCGGCCTTCGGGAACCTGGTGCCCAGGGATGTGGCCTCACGTGCAGCGAAGGAACGCTGTGATGCAGGCTTTGGAGTAAATGAAACCGGGCTGGCCGTATTCCTGGATTTCAGAGATGCCATTCAGCGGCTGGGTAAGGATGTCATTGAGGCCAAATATGGCAACCTGTTCCAGATGTATGAGAAAATCACGGATCATAATCCCTATGAAGTCCCCATGATGATCTATCCGGCCATTCACTACGCCATGGGCGGGATCTGGGTCGATTAT contains:
- a CDS encoding alpha/beta hydrolase, whose product is MEKQIRYKGIDLFYSDSGVGPCMVLIHGYLENGRIWQPFMDMFPEGFRFVVPDLPGHGSSESWGKIHSMDELAEAVRTILDEEGIPRAFVAGHSMGGYVTMAFAQLYSDRLSAYALLHSTPFADTEEKRENRDREISLVLCGKKRQIVMVNIPKAFASENLDRLSGEVDRLKQMALHCPDLGIIALLNGMKERPDRTAVLQNLPLPLLLIGGMKDNYIPAELFEKLVSLAPHARVLRLEESGHLGFLEEPGPVVRAFLEILETITLKPGQK
- a CDS encoding S41 family peptidase, whose protein sequence is MRTRRDRLIIFLPLIVSIALIIGILLGNWITGIRIRGIVSDEISNQRFSIRPGNNSGSGFSLTPKGNKITSALQYILSEYVDTVSMPKLNESVIPSLVDNLDPHSIYIPASEFQKFSEPLMGNFSGIGVSFNMTDDTVAIINTIPNGPSEMVGILAGDRIIMVDDSVVAGVNIPSDDIVKMLKGPKNTVVKVTIHRRGEKAPLEFEITRDDIPIYSVDVAYKVNENTGYIKISQFAQTTYHEFMQAVEKLKTQGVEKLIIDLRRNGGGIMEASTMIADQFLEEGQLIVYTEGRARPRENDYATSRGILKNDKVVVLIDESSASASEILAGAIQDNDRGLVIGRRSFGKGLVQEEMRFSDGSAIRLTVARYYTPTGRSIQRSYENGKEDYYHDFADRWMRGELEHQDSIKFDDAQKFVTPGGKIVYGGGGIMPDVFVPVDTSGSSEYYNKVRNLGLMYRFAFYYTDLHRSSLDQFTQAGEIESYLDEQDLLPQFISYASGKGVQPDYEDIRISKLVLLKTIKAYVARNLIDNEGFYPIIADIDQTLKVAIDTIASL
- a CDS encoding Spy/CpxP family protein refolding chaperone; translated protein: MKTNYIKSAGVLLLGLLMLSTVNAQSARQGGRGQGAFGDGDFYGRWHAMLDLTQEQEEQMTTLCTEHFKAMTPLRNKLAESKARERTLLSEENVDLTAVNKSIDEQTDLMNSMRKLQAKHQLAVKNILSDEQLMKLQQGRKFAQRDGFHGKGSHRGGRDAGPGRGYRGI
- a CDS encoding dCMP deaminase family protein, producing MSEKSTIQEEKQLVMDKRYLKMARIWASNSYCKRRQVGALLVKDKMIISDGYNGTPSGFENECEDDQDTTKTYVLHAEANAITKVAKSSNSSEGSTLYITTSPCMECSKLIIQSGIVRVVYQEKYRITDGLDLLERANIELVHLPDIDETRK
- a CDS encoding aldehyde dehydrogenase family protein encodes the protein MKEEYTEKVKQVLGRLEIRDLNPGATTGQLGLDTRGDVSSSVSPIDGEVIAKVTNATTEDYESVILKAEEAFSVWKTVPAPQRGEVVRQIGLALRESREDLGFLVSLEMGKIYQEGLGEVQEMIDICDFAVGQSRMLYGFTMQSERPQHRMYDQYHPLGILGLVTAFNFPVAVWAWNAMIAAVAGDVVVWKPSSKTPLTAIAIQNIIRKVLRDNNVPEGVFNLVVAKSSVMGDNFAADRRIPLFSVTGSTQVGKHISKIVGERLGSTIMELGGNNALIVSEHADLDIAIPAIVFGAVGTAGQRCTSTRRVIIHKSRYEEVKTRLVKAYRQVSARIGNPLDEKVLVGPLVDRLAVDLFTEAIAKVKKEGGTILFGGEVLKGEEYQAGTYVVPALAEVQNNYQIVQDETFAPLLYLIRYDHIDEAIAINNDVPQGLSSAIFTLNLREAEQFLSGVGSDCGIANVNIGTSGAEIGGAFGGEKETGGGRESGSDAWKAYMRRQTNTINYGTDLPLAQGIKFDL